A window of Chitinophagales bacterium contains these coding sequences:
- the hpt gene encoding hypoxanthine phosphoribosyltransferase: MSLIKIHDKQFKPFLSEQEIHARIAELAEDLNKDYAGKRPLFIAILNGSFIFAADLFKSISIEAEICFIKLASYKGTSSSGQVITAIGLDVDLINRDVIILEDIVDTGKTLNEFLPKLQHQQPASLKIVALLHKPEAAVFPIKIDYTGFSIPNRFVVGYGLDYDGLGRNIREIYQLAE; encoded by the coding sequence ATGTCGCTCATCAAGATACACGATAAGCAATTCAAACCTTTTTTATCCGAACAAGAGATACATGCCCGCATTGCTGAACTTGCTGAAGACCTGAACAAGGATTATGCGGGTAAGCGACCCCTCTTTATCGCAATCCTCAATGGCTCTTTTATTTTTGCTGCGGATCTTTTTAAATCGATCAGTATTGAAGCCGAGATCTGTTTCATCAAGCTCGCTTCCTATAAAGGCACTTCCTCCTCCGGTCAGGTGATCACGGCCATTGGACTCGATGTGGACCTCATCAACCGGGATGTAATCATCCTGGAGGATATTGTGGACACCGGGAAAACCCTGAATGAGTTTTTACCCAAACTGCAACACCAGCAACCCGCCTCTTTAAAGATCGTGGCCCTGCTCCATAAACCCGAAGCGGCGGTCTTCCCGATCAAGATCGATTATACCGGCTTCTCCATCCCCAACCGGTTTGTGGTAGGGTATGGCTTGGATTATGACGGCCTGGGCCGAAATATCCGGGAAATCTATCAGTTAGCGGAATAA
- a CDS encoding TIGR00730 family Rossman fold protein — protein MNDTLKKSKQRNWTESKAHSSWQIFKIMAEFVDGFEALAKIGPCISIFGSARTQPGSPYYDLTVDVAKRLSEEGFGIITGGGPGVMEAANKGAQLGGGKSVGLNIDLPFEQHANDYIDKAANLDFDYFFVRKVMFTKYSQGFIMMPGGFGTMDEFFEVATLIQTGKMLRVPLVLVGTAYWGGLMKWIEEVMLTRENNISSEDLALLKVVDTPAEVAEYVLQYYNKHALQPNF, from the coding sequence ATGAATGACACACTAAAGAAATCCAAACAGAGAAACTGGACCGAATCCAAAGCACATTCCAGCTGGCAAATTTTCAAGATCATGGCCGAGTTTGTAGATGGCTTTGAAGCCCTCGCCAAGATAGGCCCCTGTATATCCATCTTCGGTTCTGCCCGTACACAACCCGGTAGCCCCTATTACGACCTGACTGTGGATGTCGCCAAGCGACTGTCTGAAGAAGGCTTCGGCATCATCACAGGCGGTGGCCCCGGCGTTATGGAAGCCGCCAATAAAGGTGCCCAATTAGGCGGGGGAAAATCGGTTGGGTTGAATATAGACCTCCCGTTTGAACAACATGCCAATGACTATATAGACAAAGCCGCTAATCTCGACTTTGATTATTTCTTTGTCCGAAAGGTTATGTTCACCAAATACTCGCAGGGATTTATCATGATGCCCGGAGGGTTTGGAACCATGGATGAGTTCTTTGAAGTAGCCACTTTGATCCAAACAGGAAAGATGTTACGGGTTCCCCTGGTACTGGTAGGCACAGCCTATTGGGGAGGGTTGATGAAATGGATCGAAGAAGTAATGCTGACCAGGGAGAATAATATTTCGTCTGAAGACCTGGCTTTGTTGAAGGTAGTGGATACGCCGGCGGAAGTGGCTGAGTATGTATTACAGTACTACAATAAGCACGCGCTCCAACCGAATTTCTGA
- a CDS encoding von Willebrand factor type A domain-containing protein, producing MKANLTILLFLLGGGLSAFGQQFYLRGEVKDEKGIALQNVNILQHSTGFVYRSGSQGGFGILTRQAIDTLTFTTDGYHKETVVAKADLFTTAILKLIPVAASIKRDKLASLTQNLARESQRKWFMGDETYASIVENQFVAASHYPTTGLALNIDKASYSNVRRFISMNTLVPPDAVRIEEMLNYFNFSYHPPEGKDVFHIRTTLTNCPWNTENQLFFVNVCSKKVNVDSLPPSHLIFLIDISGSMDIPNRLPLLKSAFHLLADNLREKDTVSIVVYGGVVGIMLQPTAGNQKEKIHRAIDELEPGGSTPGESGIRMAYAVARNHFIPDGNNRVILATDGDFNVGVKTETELDELISRNRESGIYLTCLGVGMGNYKDSKIQTLARKGNGNYAYIDTYQEAEKVLLKEYTQTLYAVADDVYMNVSFSPSLVKQYRLIGFDNKVGAIADSLSVIEGGEIGSGHSMMAAFEIVPVGNPVTMRNETGFGVIQMQFRHPNDSMICYKKFEAPNAFIKFGDIAPEYRFATSVIMYGSILRSSQYVKKVDWDHVLLLAGASANREDLTQTQFISLVEQTKTLYIRYKKKRKGRGPELD from the coding sequence TTGAAAGCCAATTTAACTATTCTCCTTTTCCTGCTGGGAGGGGGGCTGTCCGCTTTTGGCCAGCAATTCTACCTGCGTGGGGAGGTCAAAGATGAAAAGGGGATCGCATTGCAAAATGTGAACATCCTGCAACACTCCACCGGCTTTGTATACCGATCGGGCTCGCAAGGGGGGTTTGGTATTTTGACCCGTCAGGCGATCGATACCCTCACTTTTACCACCGATGGCTATCACAAGGAGACGGTTGTGGCCAAGGCTGATCTATTTACTACTGCTATTCTTAAACTCATTCCGGTAGCTGCTTCGATTAAGCGCGATAAACTGGCTTCCCTTACCCAAAACCTCGCCCGCGAATCACAACGTAAATGGTTCATGGGGGACGAGACCTATGCGTCCATCGTGGAAAATCAGTTTGTTGCTGCTTCCCATTACCCAACTACCGGGTTGGCCCTCAACATTGATAAGGCTTCCTACAGCAACGTCCGCCGTTTTATCAGCATGAATACCCTGGTGCCACCCGATGCGGTGCGCATTGAAGAGATGCTGAATTATTTCAACTTCAGTTACCATCCGCCGGAAGGGAAGGATGTATTCCATATCCGCACCACCTTGACCAATTGCCCCTGGAATACCGAGAACCAGCTTTTCTTTGTCAATGTCTGTTCGAAAAAGGTAAATGTGGACTCTCTTCCACCTAGTCACCTCATCTTTCTGATCGATATTTCGGGTTCAATGGATATTCCCAATCGCCTTCCCTTATTGAAATCAGCCTTCCATCTCCTGGCCGATAACCTAAGGGAAAAGGATACTGTTTCCATTGTTGTATATGGCGGCGTAGTTGGCATCATGTTACAACCTACTGCCGGAAATCAAAAGGAAAAGATCCATCGGGCGATTGATGAACTTGAGCCGGGTGGCTCCACCCCCGGAGAATCGGGTATCCGTATGGCCTATGCCGTGGCACGCAATCACTTTATCCCCGATGGAAATAACCGGGTGATACTCGCGACCGATGGAGATTTTAATGTGGGGGTAAAGACAGAGACAGAGTTGGATGAACTGATCTCACGAAATCGCGAATCCGGTATATACCTGACCTGTTTGGGCGTCGGGATGGGCAATTACAAAGATTCAAAGATCCAGACACTCGCGCGTAAGGGCAACGGAAACTATGCCTATATTGATACCTACCAGGAGGCCGAAAAGGTTTTATTGAAAGAGTATACGCAAACCCTGTATGCCGTGGCGGATGATGTGTACATGAATGTGAGTTTTTCGCCAAGCCTGGTGAAACAGTATCGATTGATTGGATTTGATAATAAAGTTGGGGCCATTGCCGATTCTTTATCGGTGATCGAAGGTGGGGAGATTGGTAGCGGTCATTCCATGATGGCAGCCTTTGAGATCGTGCCTGTGGGAAATCCGGTCACCATGCGGAATGAAACAGGCTTTGGTGTTATTCAAATGCAATTCCGCCACCCCAATGATTCCATGATATGCTATAAAAAATTCGAAGCCCCTAATGCGTTCATTAAATTTGGGGATATAGCGCCTGAATACAGGTTTGCCACTTCAGTCATTATGTACGGTTCTATCCTGCGTTCTTCACAGTATGTAAAAAAAGTGGATTGGGACCATGTATTGTTATTGGCCGGGGCTTCCGCCAATCGGGAGGATCTGACACAAACCCAGTTCATAAGCCTGGTTGAGCAAACCAAGACCCTTTATATCCGGTACAAGAAAAAACGAAAGGGACGCGGCCCCGAATTGGATTAG
- the dnaJ gene encoding molecular chaperone DnaJ, with protein MSKRDYYEILGVGKSASSDEIKKAYRKVAMQYHPDRNPGDKAAEEKFKEAAEAYEVLSDPDRKTQYDRYGHAGVSGNGRGGHAGGNMNMDDIFSQFGDIFGDDIFGSFFGGGGGGRSRGGRSRGVRGSNLRIKIKLTYEEIAKGVTKNVKVKKYIPCFTCSGSGAKDKNSIQTCSTCGGSGQVRRVSNTFLGQMQTVTTCPTCNGEGSTVTAKCGSCKGEGRVFGEETVSIDIPAGVQEGMQLNLSGRGNAGERGGMPGDLIVLIEEEAHEELQRDGMNVAYDLHISFTDAVFGTQVEVPTIDGRAKIKIPPGTHSGKIFRLKGKGFPAVQAYQKGDQLIHVNVWTPQHLNAEEKALLEKLKNSPNLKPAPDKSDKSFFDKMRELFT; from the coding sequence ATGTCCAAAAGAGATTACTACGAAATTTTAGGTGTTGGTAAGTCAGCTTCCTCCGACGAGATCAAGAAAGCTTACCGTAAAGTGGCCATGCAATACCATCCTGACCGTAACCCGGGGGATAAGGCAGCAGAAGAGAAATTCAAAGAGGCAGCTGAGGCTTATGAAGTACTGAGTGATCCGGATCGGAAAACACAATATGACCGGTATGGACATGCCGGTGTAAGTGGAAATGGCCGTGGCGGACATGCCGGTGGCAATATGAACATGGATGATATCTTCAGCCAGTTCGGAGACATTTTTGGTGATGATATCTTTGGAAGTTTCTTTGGCGGAGGTGGTGGTGGCCGTTCCCGGGGTGGCCGCTCACGTGGCGTGCGGGGAAGTAATCTCCGGATAAAAATCAAACTGACCTACGAAGAGATCGCCAAAGGCGTTACAAAAAATGTCAAGGTAAAAAAATATATCCCCTGTTTTACCTGCTCCGGTTCGGGGGCCAAGGATAAAAACAGTATCCAAACCTGCTCCACCTGTGGTGGTAGCGGCCAGGTAAGACGGGTCTCCAATACTTTTTTAGGTCAGATGCAAACGGTGACCACCTGCCCTACTTGTAATGGAGAAGGCTCCACGGTAACCGCCAAGTGTGGTTCCTGCAAAGGCGAAGGGCGTGTATTTGGGGAAGAGACGGTGAGCATTGATATCCCGGCAGGGGTACAGGAAGGCATGCAACTCAACCTGAGCGGACGAGGCAATGCCGGTGAAAGAGGTGGCATGCCGGGCGACCTCATTGTACTGATCGAAGAAGAGGCGCATGAGGAACTGCAACGCGATGGGATGAATGTGGCCTATGACCTGCATATCTCCTTTACTGATGCGGTATTTGGCACGCAGGTGGAAGTACCAACCATTGATGGCCGCGCAAAAATTAAAATTCCGCCAGGCACGCATAGCGGTAAAATATTTCGGCTGAAAGGAAAAGGTTTCCCGGCAGTACAAGCCTATCAGAAAGGTGATCAATTGATACATGTGAATGTTTGGACACCCCAGCACCTGAATGCGGAAGAAAAAGCATTACTGGAAAAATTGAAAAATTCTCCCAACCTGAAACCGGCTCCGGATAAGAGCGATAAGAGTTTCTTTGATAAGATGCGGGAATTATTCACCTAA
- a CDS encoding redoxin domain-containing protein, whose protein sequence is MPLQPGQPAPDFSLFDSDKNKISLSDLKGNNVLLLFFPQAFTGVCTKELCSIRDNIGRYQHEKAKVLGISVDSVFTLAKFKEEQQYNFPLLSDFNKEVSGKYDTLYQDWILDMKGVSKRSAFIIDKEGVIQYAEVLESAGDLPNFEAIHAVLDRL, encoded by the coding sequence ATGCCCCTGCAACCTGGCCAACCTGCTCCTGATTTCAGCCTCTTTGATTCAGACAAAAACAAGATCTCGCTTTCCGACCTGAAAGGGAATAATGTTCTCCTGCTATTTTTTCCCCAGGCTTTTACCGGGGTATGTACCAAAGAGCTTTGCTCCATCCGCGACAATATCGGTCGCTATCAGCATGAGAAAGCAAAAGTGTTGGGTATATCGGTTGACTCTGTATTCACCCTGGCTAAATTCAAGGAAGAGCAACAATACAATTTCCCTTTGCTAAGCGATTTCAACAAGGAGGTATCCGGAAAATATGATACCCTGTACCAGGATTGGATCCTCGACATGAAGGGTGTTTCGAAACGGTCAGCCTTTATCATTGACAAGGAAGGTGTGATTCAATATGCCGAAGTGTTGGAGAGTGCCGGTGACCTGCCCAACTTCGAGGCGATCCATGCTGTTCTTGACAGGCTTTGA
- a CDS encoding class I SAM-dependent rRNA methyltransferase, producing MSNLFLKRKISQRVWNGHPWIFGNEVDKVEWEPEDGSIVTVYTHDRKFVGKGYINSKSQIMVRLLTRDKTAEINEAYFLQAIRQCWEYRKKTGYTENCRLVFGEADSLPQLIIDKFNDYFVIQTIALGMDRWKPAIVAALEEIFHPKGIYERNDVPVRELEGMTQQKGFLSAPFDPRIIIRENGLQFHVDLENGQKTGYFLDQQDNRRAIQHIVKDADVLGAFTYTGTFEIHAAHYGAKKVLGLDISENAVAQANRNAELNGVQDRCRFETANAFDVLKQWSKEGRQHDVVMLDPPAFTKSRETIQKAITGYKEINLRGMKLVRPGGFLVTSSCTNLVNPELFLQIIDMAAKDARRRIRQVCFQTQSADHPVVRGIDSTEYLKFLIVEVG from the coding sequence ATGTCGAACTTGTTCTTAAAGAGGAAGATAAGCCAAAGAGTATGGAATGGTCATCCCTGGATATTTGGAAATGAGGTGGATAAGGTAGAATGGGAGCCGGAAGACGGAAGTATTGTCACCGTATATACCCATGACCGGAAATTCGTCGGGAAGGGCTATATCAATTCAAAGTCCCAGATCATGGTCAGGTTACTGACCCGCGATAAAACGGCGGAGATAAACGAAGCCTATTTTCTCCAGGCCATCCGCCAGTGCTGGGAGTACCGGAAAAAAACGGGATACACTGAAAACTGCCGACTTGTATTTGGCGAAGCCGATTCACTGCCCCAGTTGATCATTGATAAATTCAATGATTATTTCGTGATTCAAACCATTGCCCTGGGAATGGACCGCTGGAAACCTGCCATCGTTGCGGCTTTGGAAGAAATTTTTCACCCCAAAGGCATCTATGAGCGGAATGATGTACCCGTTCGCGAACTGGAAGGGATGACCCAGCAAAAAGGTTTTCTTTCTGCTCCTTTTGATCCCCGGATCATCATCCGCGAAAATGGATTACAGTTTCATGTTGACCTGGAAAATGGACAAAAGACCGGGTATTTCCTCGACCAGCAGGATAACCGTCGAGCCATTCAACATATCGTGAAAGACGCCGACGTACTGGGGGCTTTCACGTACACCGGTACTTTTGAAATCCATGCCGCCCATTATGGGGCCAAAAAAGTTTTGGGATTGGATATTTCTGAAAATGCCGTGGCCCAAGCCAACCGCAATGCGGAATTGAATGGGGTACAGGACCGCTGCCGTTTTGAAACAGCCAATGCCTTTGATGTATTGAAACAATGGTCAAAAGAAGGCCGGCAACACGATGTTGTCATGCTCGATCCTCCTGCTTTTACTAAAAGCCGGGAAACCATACAAAAAGCCATCACCGGTTATAAGGAGATCAATTTAAGGGGGATGAAACTTGTAAGACCCGGAGGATTTCTGGTTACCTCCTCCTGTACCAACTTGGTCAACCCTGAGCTTTTCCTGCAGATCATTGATATGGCAGCAAAAGACGCGCGTCGGCGTATCCGGCAGGTATGTTTTCAAACCCAATCCGCCGATCACCCGGTTGTCAGAGGGATCGATAGCACAGAGTACTTGAAGTTTCTGATTGTAGAAGTAGGATAA
- a CDS encoding T9SS type A sorting domain-containing protein translates to MRRILSILSIILLIASTSQGQSRTLPGQEGPRVVKYYPNPATSFINFEIQPGSGNNMNLYVINFLGKQVFETKITATRTTVDLSSFTRGVYIFQLRDANGKVVESGKFQVSK, encoded by the coding sequence TTGAGACGAATTTTGTCCATACTGTCCATCATCCTTCTTATTGCCTCCACCTCACAGGGGCAGAGCCGTACTTTGCCCGGCCAGGAAGGACCCCGGGTGGTCAAGTATTACCCCAACCCTGCGACTTCATTTATCAATTTTGAGATACAACCTGGTTCCGGAAATAACATGAATCTTTATGTGATCAATTTTCTGGGTAAACAGGTATTTGAAACCAAGATCACGGCCACACGCACAACGGTCGATCTTTCTTCTTTTACCCGCGGTGTATACATTTTCCAGTTGCGTGATGCAAATGGAAAGGTGGTAGAGTCGGGGAAATTCCAGGTTAGCAAATAA
- a CDS encoding nucleotide exchange factor GrpE, with product MAEQELKDKEIPADNGPDINADENISGSTHLNDPVTDEPELEKIKAELADLRDRLLRQAAEFDNYRKRTIRERDELVQTAAKDLIADLLEVLDDSARAEGQFKEDADINQFKEGVHLIFSKLRNKLTAKGLKPMNCLHADFDADLHEAITEIPAPDDSLKGKVVDEVVKGYYLKDKILRHAKVVVGK from the coding sequence ATGGCCGAACAAGAACTGAAAGACAAGGAGATACCCGCAGACAACGGGCCGGATATCAATGCCGACGAGAACATTAGTGGCAGTACCCACCTGAACGACCCGGTGACAGATGAGCCCGAATTGGAGAAAATCAAGGCTGAACTGGCTGACCTGCGTGACCGTCTGCTTCGCCAGGCTGCCGAATTTGACAATTACCGGAAACGGACCATCCGCGAACGGGATGAATTGGTTCAAACCGCAGCAAAGGACCTGATTGCCGACCTGCTGGAAGTACTTGACGACAGTGCCCGTGCCGAAGGACAGTTCAAGGAGGATGCAGATATCAACCAGTTCAAAGAAGGGGTGCACCTGATCTTTTCCAAACTCCGGAATAAGTTAACCGCAAAAGGGCTCAAACCGATGAACTGCCTGCATGCCGATTTTGATGCCGACCTGCATGAAGCCATCACGGAGATCCCCGCCCCGGATGATAGCCTCAAAGGAAAAGTTGTGGACGAGGTTGTAAAAGGGTATTACCTGAAAGATAAAATTCTTCGTCACGCAAAAGTGGTGGTGGGAAAATAA
- a CDS encoding PorP/SprF family type IX secretion system membrane protein — MATTFIGEGQDIHFSQFYQSPLLRNPALAGLFDGDIRVQGVYRDQWNSVTKAYRTGSLNAEYKLPVGQGDDYLTVGLQSYFDRAGTVSYTKLMFYPAINFHKSISVERNMYISAGFMGGWVQHSIDLTKVTTNSTYEGMGINENITDPTYAYLDGSTGISFNTQIRDDPENNLYLGVAYHHFNRPGNSFYRNKNIQLSPKWVFSGGLKLNVGEYSFVEIQGDHYHQGAFKQTILGAMYGLKIGPYPDEPDYTLSLGTFMRLQDALIPVLKLEYPPYAISFSYDANVSKLKPSSLGRGGFEMSISFTKKTERYSNPYAPRF; from the coding sequence ATGGCAACAACCTTCATTGGGGAGGGGCAGGATATTCATTTTTCCCAATTCTACCAATCGCCCTTGCTTCGAAACCCGGCTTTGGCGGGATTGTTTGATGGAGACATCCGGGTACAGGGTGTTTATCGCGATCAGTGGAATAGTGTCACCAAGGCCTACCGCACCGGCTCACTCAATGCCGAATACAAATTACCGGTTGGTCAGGGAGATGATTATCTCACTGTAGGGCTCCAATCTTATTTTGATCGTGCCGGTACTGTTTCCTATACCAAACTGATGTTTTATCCGGCGATCAACTTTCATAAATCGATCAGTGTTGAAAGAAATATGTATATCTCGGCAGGTTTTATGGGTGGATGGGTGCAACACAGTATTGACCTGACCAAGGTTACCACTAATAGCACCTATGAAGGCATGGGGATCAATGAAAACATCACGGATCCTACCTATGCGTATCTGGATGGAAGTACGGGAATCAGTTTCAATACACAGATCAGGGATGACCCGGAAAATAATTTATACCTGGGTGTGGCCTATCATCACTTTAATCGTCCGGGTAATTCCTTTTATCGGAACAAGAATATTCAGCTTAGCCCTAAATGGGTATTCTCCGGCGGGCTTAAACTCAATGTGGGGGAGTACTCTTTTGTAGAGATTCAAGGTGATCACTATCATCAGGGCGCCTTTAAACAAACCATATTGGGAGCGATGTATGGTCTAAAGATCGGGCCCTACCCCGATGAACCGGATTACACCCTCAGCCTGGGAACCTTTATGCGGCTGCAGGATGCATTGATCCCGGTGCTGAAATTGGAATACCCCCCCTATGCCATCAGTTTCAGTTATGATGCGAACGTATCCAAACTCAAACCTTCCTCCCTGGGGAGAGGTGGTTTTGAGATGTCAATATCCTTTACTAAAAAGACCGAACGTTATTCAAATCCTTACGCACCGAGGTTTTAA
- a CDS encoding O-methyltransferase, with amino-acid sequence MDLIPALVEQYALKYTSPEDPVLVELDQFTKSYHAEHHMLSGALQGKFLEMVSHMIRPRRILEIGTFTGYSALCLVKGLQPDGHLHTIEKREEEAVVARRFFAKAGKEDQITLHVGDAKTIIPTLKEDWDLVFIDADKPGYIEYFNLIFPQLRPNGFILADNIFFHGQVLEEEVKGKNAKAIQAFNEFINEQTGIDKTILTLRDGLFLIRKC; translated from the coding sequence TTGGATCTGATCCCCGCTTTAGTTGAGCAGTATGCGTTGAAATATACCAGCCCCGAAGATCCGGTACTGGTTGAGCTGGACCAGTTCACCAAATCGTACCATGCAGAACACCACATGCTCAGTGGCGCCCTGCAGGGAAAATTTCTGGAAATGGTCAGCCACATGATCCGCCCCCGTAGGATATTGGAGATCGGCACTTTTACGGGATACAGTGCCCTTTGTCTGGTGAAAGGACTACAACCCGATGGGCATTTACATACAATAGAGAAAAGAGAAGAAGAAGCTGTGGTGGCCCGTCGTTTCTTTGCCAAAGCAGGCAAAGAGGACCAGATCACCCTGCATGTGGGCGATGCAAAAACCATCATCCCCACCCTGAAGGAGGACTGGGACCTTGTATTCATTGATGCCGATAAACCCGGCTATATCGAATATTTTAACTTGATTTTTCCCCAACTCCGGCCAAACGGCTTTATTTTAGCAGATAATATATTCTTTCATGGGCAGGTATTGGAGGAGGAAGTCAAAGGAAAGAACGCAAAAGCCATCCAGGCCTTTAATGAATTTATAAACGAACAAACCGGGATCGATAAGACCATCCTCACCCTGCGTGACGGATTGTTCCTGATCCGCAAATGCTGA
- a CDS encoding glucosaminidase domain-containing protein, translating to MKKILLLTLLIGGLIELRAQSREEIIRQYIDTYKELAIEEMLRTGVPASIKLAQGIHETEAGQSVLVQKSNNHFGIKCKSTWTGERVSHTDDAPNECFRKYPSAIDSYRDHSNFLKGNTRYAFLFNLDPEDYQAWAYGLKRAGYATNPRYPQVIIKLIEDFQLNDYTLIALGKMDRGAQWVKNEIPVKEQEEQTPPAVTEQEVTEAPAVVEPEISYPEGEFKLNETRVVFVRAGTSLLGIAEQYGLPLARIYEFNELPVKDLVENDQLIYLQRKRKTGNDITHIVKPGETLHSIAQTQAIRLASLLEYNYLGYGMQPAPGEILYLRAKAPAQPKLVKR from the coding sequence GTGAAAAAGATCCTGTTACTGACCTTATTGATCGGTGGACTCATCGAACTCCGGGCACAAAGCCGGGAAGAGATCATCCGGCAATATATTGACACCTATAAGGAACTGGCTATTGAGGAAATGCTCCGCACCGGTGTTCCTGCTTCGATCAAACTGGCACAAGGGATTCACGAAACTGAAGCCGGACAAAGTGTACTGGTCCAGAAGTCAAACAATCATTTTGGGATCAAATGCAAATCTACCTGGACCGGTGAGCGTGTCTCCCACACGGATGATGCGCCCAATGAGTGTTTTCGAAAATATCCTTCCGCCATCGATTCTTATCGTGATCATTCCAATTTCCTGAAAGGGAATACCCGCTATGCTTTTCTGTTTAACCTGGATCCGGAAGATTATCAGGCCTGGGCCTATGGATTGAAAAGAGCAGGATATGCCACCAATCCACGCTATCCACAAGTGATCATCAAACTCATTGAAGATTTTCAATTGAATGATTATACCTTGATCGCCTTAGGCAAAATGGACCGTGGGGCACAATGGGTCAAGAATGAGATTCCCGTGAAAGAACAGGAGGAGCAGACCCCTCCGGCGGTGACCGAACAGGAAGTTACAGAAGCCCCTGCAGTGGTGGAACCCGAAATCAGTTATCCCGAAGGTGAATTCAAATTGAATGAGACCCGGGTGGTATTTGTCAGGGCAGGTACATCCCTCTTAGGCATAGCTGAACAGTACGGGCTGCCCCTGGCCCGGATCTATGAATTCAATGAATTGCCCGTAAAAGACCTGGTGGAAAATGACCAGCTGATCTATCTTCAGCGTAAGCGAAAAACAGGAAATGATATTACGCATATTGTGAAGCCCGGAGAGACCCTTCATTCCATTGCCCAAACCCAGGCTATCCGTCTGGCCAGTCTCCTCGAGTATAATTATTTGGGGTATGGTATGCAACCGGCTCCTGGAGAAATCCTTTATCTTCGGGCAAAGGCGCCGGCACAACCCAAACTGGTCAAGCGCTGA